A genomic window from Gossypium hirsutum isolate 1008001.06 chromosome D12, Gossypium_hirsutum_v2.1, whole genome shotgun sequence includes:
- the LOC107942362 gene encoding membrane-associated kinase regulator 5, whose product MEALNFLMFWKPSNGVHKVNQTQPCDGNGAAATVTVTATVASGVVSDHELDEGEDSFIDLEFPLRDFNGNGGARRELTNNFVGNKELSLSPADHFSKRKIMPIEPISKPQSPIALLKSAQRFRVFTPKKSKSMANTGNNTRLPEKTKLVGVSMETPKHGNHNSREHFTRENSFRRTKGKIEDDPSKRLSKDLVHKYLNVIKPLYTKISKKHSQTHKFEVSGDLSTLSPATSPATVYSVKEKQGNTNIKAGYKHLGKSRSASAAASPISRRDDSLLLQHDGIQSAILHCKRSFNSSRESSWLSRCTSDCSSQEKLSNASSTESSLFSRVTSISSYEKLMDSARTSSEEGNGFTT is encoded by the exons ATGGAAGCTCTGAATTTTCTCATGTTTTGGAAACCTAGTAACGGGGTTCATAAAGTAAATCAAACCCAACCATGTGATGGAAACGGCGCCGCCGCCACCGTCACCGTCACTGCCACCGTCGCGTCTGGGGTTGTTTCGGATCATGAGTTGGATGAAGGGGAGGACTCTTTCATCGACTTGGAGTTTCCTCTACGTGATTTTAATGGCAATGGTGGAGCTCGCCGTGAACTGACCAACAATTTTGTTGGTAACAAAGAGCTTAGTTTGTCTCCCGCCGATCACTTCTCGAAGAGAAAGATTATGCCTATCGAGCCAATCTCCAAGCCACAATCGCCCATTGCTCTGCTAAAATCAGCTCAGAGATTTCGAGTCTTTACTCCCAAGAAATCCAAATCAATGGCGAATACCGGTAACAATACACGCCTGCCGGAGAAAACCAAGCTCGTAGGTGTTTCAATGGAGACCCCAAAGCATGGAAACCATAATAGCAGAGAGCATTTCACTAGAGAAAACAGTTTCCGAAGAACAAAAGGCAAAATAGAAGATGATCCTTCGAAGAGATTATCAAAAGATTTGGTACATAAGTACTTGAATGTAATCAAACCATTGTACACAAAAATCTCCAAAAAGCACAGTCAAACCCACAAGTTCGAAGTGTCCGGCGACTTATCAACGTTATCTCCGGCAACTTCTCCGGCGACGGTATATTCTGTAAAGGAGAAACAGGGAAATACTAATATTAAAGCGGGTTACAAGCATCTGGGAAAAAGCCGATCAGCCTCGGCTGCAGCGTCGCCGATTAGCCGGAGAGATGATTCACTGCTGCTTCAACATGATGGGATCCAAAGCGCCATTTTACATTGCAAGAGATCTTTCAATTCATCCAGAG AATCTTCATGGTTATCGAGATGCACAAGCGATTGTTCTTCACAAGAGAAATTAAGCAATGCATCTTCAACAG AGTCTTCTCTATTTTCACGAGTTACAAGCATTTCATCATACGAGAAACTAATGGATTCAGCAAGAACATCAAGCGAAGAAGGCAATGGCTTCACCACCTGA